Proteins from one Cryptomeria japonica chromosome 4, Sugi_1.0, whole genome shotgun sequence genomic window:
- the LOC131050761 gene encoding LOW QUALITY PROTEIN: cysteine-rich receptor-like protein kinase 6 (The sequence of the model RefSeq protein was modified relative to this genomic sequence to represent the inferred CDS: inserted 2 bases in 1 codon): protein MFLPLLFLMIFPFYLCEYRWSICDNSSTYTEGSTYSTNLNRVINDLSRSAPQSSGFNTSSRGQSPNKVYGLLQCMGNISAAKCSNCSMEANSTIQEVCGNDIGGRVWIDYCFLRYDNSNFISTLDTSXILSWRTRRLTKNTQDFISTTSALLSNLSEKAYSPANNLFAVGSVNYSTSDTIYALVQCWRDISIKDCRSCLFQGRQQLEQCCSSKQGAQALSGSCTVRFEIYPFVEFGDPSSSPSPSPEAPAPLPATPKLSSPPAALGPSKPSSQAKSKKSSKTLPVVLGLVLGVVMVLIISLIALRKRAKSVILRRPLNPERHTFSPQSGLLQQEQPFIFSLEELAEATGNFHDNNKLGEGGFGAVYKGRTKDGKQIAVKKLSAKSNQGKVEFMNEVKLVANVQHRNLVKLVGCCAEGDERLLVYEYFPNKSLDTFLFDPEKRRQLDWEKRYNIIIGIARGLLYLHEDSQMRIIHRDIKANNILLDDKLNPKVADFGLAKFFAEDESHIQTRVAGTYGYMAPEYAMRGQLSVKADVYSFGVLLLEIVSGRKNTENHLPQGMQYLLEWAWRLYKGGNIMSIVDSTVSERCPEEQALRCIHVGFVCVQADAALRPPISNVMMMISNSSVTLPNPTKPAFLSSTESHASKLRSKSSSGDEEIDKEMASQTFETTTAFAPSVHSVNETSLTEMGPR from the exons ATGTTTCTTCCTTTGCTGTTCCTGATGATTTTCCCTTTTTACCTCTGTGAGTACCGATGGTCTATCTGCGATAATTCCTCAACTTACACAGAGGGTAGTACATATTCCACAAACTTAAATCGAGTTATCAATGATCTGTCTCGCAGTGCACCTCAAAGTTCAGGGTTTAATACCTCTTCCCGTGGCCAATCTCCCAATAAAGTTTATGGCCTACTACAGTGTATGGGCAATATATCAGCAGCGAAATGCTCAAATTGTTCAATGGAGGCAAATAGCACTATTCAAGAAGTTTGCGGCAACGACATAGGTGGGCGAGTATGGATAGATTACTGCTTCTTGCGCTATGACAACTCCAATTTCATTTCAACATTAGATACCAG TATTCTCTCCTGGCGAACGAGAAGACTGACAAAAAATACGCAGGATTTCATCTCCACGACCTCTGCTCTTCTTTCCAATTTGTCTGAAAAGGCTTACAGCCCTGCTAATAATCTATTTGCTGTTGGATCAGTCAATTATTCAACTTCGGATACGATATACGCCTTAGTTCAGTGCTGGAGAGATATATCAATCAAAGATTGTAGATCCTGTTTGTTTCAAGGAAGGCAACAGTTGGAGCAGTGCTGTTCTTCAAAGCAAGGAGCTCAGGCTTTGTCAGGGAGTTGCACAGTAAGATTTGAGATATACCCATTTGTTGAATTCGGAGATCCATCATCATCGCCCTCACCATCCCCTGAGGCTCCAGCACCACTTCCCGCAACACCCAAATTAAGCTCTCCGCCGGCAGCCCTTGGTCCTTCTAAGCCAAGTTCCCAGGCGAAATCAA AGAAATCCTCAAAAACATTACCAGTAGTACTGGGGCTTGTGTTAGGCGTGGTTATGGTGTTAATCATTTCTTTAATTGCTTTGAGAAAAAGAGCGAAATCTGTCATTTTGAGGAGGCCATTAAATCCAG AGAGGCATACATTTTCTCCTCAATCCGGGTTACTTCAACAGGAACAACCTTTTATCTTTAGCTTAGAGGAACTTGCAGAAGCTACTGGAAATTTTCATGACAATAATAAACTTGGAGAAGGGGGTTTCGGTGCGGTATACAAG GGAAGAACTAAGGACGGAAAGCAAATAGCAGTGAAAAAATTGTCTGCAAAGTCTAACCAAGGTAAGGTAGAATTTATGAACGAAGTGAAGCTCGTGGCCAATGTTCAGCACCGAAATCTTGTGAAGCTGGTGGGATGTTGCGCTGAGGGAGATGAAAGGTTGCTTGTTTATGAATACTTCCCCAACAAGAGCCTTGACACCTTTCTTTTTG ATCCAGAAAAGCGCAGACAGCTGGATTGGGAAAAGCGTTATAACATTATTATTGGAATTGCCCGTGGCCTTCTTTATCTGCATGAGGATTCACAGATGAGAATTATTCACAGAGATATTAAAGCGAATAATATTTTGCTTGATGACAAGCTCAATCCAAAGGTAGCTGATTTTGGCCTTGCCAAATTTTTTGCTGAAGATGAGTCGCATATACAAACACGAGTTGCAGGCACATA TGGTTACATGGCTCCAGAGTATGCAATGCGAGGGCAGCTTTCTGTGAAAGCCGATGTTTATAGCTTCGGAGTTCTACTGCTTGAGATTGTGAGTGGAAGAAAAAACACAGAGAACCATTTACCCCAGGGGATGCAATATTTATTAGAATGG GCCTGGAGACTTTACAAAGGGGGAAATATTATGAGCATAGTTGATTCAACAGTATCAGAAAGATGCCCTGAGGAGCAGGCATTGAGATGCATTCATGTTGGGTTTGTATGTGTTCAAGCTGATGCAGCACTTCGTCCACCCATCTCTAATGTTATGATGATGATCTCCAACAGTTCAGTGACACTACCAAACCCAACAAAGCCTGCTTTCCTAAGTAGTACCGAGAGCCATGCTTCAAAATTAAGATCAAAGTCAAGCTCAGGGGATGAGGAAATTGACAAGGAAATGGCATCGCAGACATTTGAGACGACGACTGCATTTGCACCAAGTGTTCATTCAGTAAATGAAACCTCACTCACTGAAATGGGTCCAAGGTGA